One Engystomops pustulosus chromosome 7, aEngPut4.maternal, whole genome shotgun sequence DNA window includes the following coding sequences:
- the LOC140070286 gene encoding vomeronasal type-2 receptor 26-like: protein MDDPVYNAVALMANALNTINLSLSDWFSNEEVYRYQGWPAEKVGNYVLWDSHHHKILKADHLQQPEFQRPAILKCSRSGLKLMDSGSYRPCPDHEWPNEHKTQCISKLVECLSFPEDMISVIVLSGSFVLLVSAAVILRILIRYRDTPIVRANNRSLSFVLLVSIMLSFLCVFLFLGRPVDITCMLRQISTGIFLSVSISSLLAKTIMVYITFKATRPGSVWRTWTGVRLPNCVLLICSSVQVVLCMSWVTLSPPFQELDTHSYKEKVVVQCNEGSDLWFYSVLGYMGVLAAVSFITAFLARTLPDSFNEAKYITFSMLVFCSVWIAMIPAYLSTRGKYMVAVEIFAILTSNAGLLGCIFLPKCYIILFKPELNTRKYILEHKHAMLHQ from the exons ATGGATGATCCGGTGTACAATGCTGTAGCACTTATGGCCAATGCCCTAAACACAATAAACTTGTCCTTAAGTGACTGGTTCAGTAATGAGGAAGTCTATCGATACCAG GGATGGCCTGCAGAGAAGGTTGGAAATTACGTATTGTGGGACAGTCACCACCATAAGATTCTTAAAGCCGACCATCTCCAACAGCCTGAATTTCAAAGGCCGGCTATTTTGAAATGCTCCCGTTCAGGACTAAAGCTCATGG ACAGTGGAAGCTATAGACCCTGTCCTGACCATGAGTGGCCCAATGAGCACAAGACTCAATGTATCTCCAAACTGGTGGAATGTCTCTCGTTTCCAGAGGACATGATCTCTGTTATTGTTCTAAGTGGATCCTTTGTACTTCTTGTTTCCGCTGCAGTAATATTGAGGATACTTATCAGATATCGTGACACCCCAATAGTGAGAGCCAATAACAGGAGCCTGAGCTTtgttctcctggtctccatcatgctgagcttcctctgtgtcttcttgTTCCTCGGTCGTCCTGTGGATATAACCTGCATGTTACGTCAGATCTCTACTGGAATATTCCTCTCAGTGTCCATCTCTTCATTGTTGGCCAAGACCATCATGGTTTACATCACCTTCAAAGCCACCAGGCCTGGAAGTGTGTGGAGAACATGGACTGGAGTGAGACTCCCTAATTGTGTGCTCCTGATCTGCTCCTCGGTCCAGGTTGTCCTCTGTATGAGTTGGGTGAccctctctcctcccttccaGGAGCTGGACACACACTCTTATAAGGAGAAGGTCGTAGTTcagtgtaatgaagggtcagatcTTTGGTTCTACTCTGTCCTGGGTTATATGGGGGTTCTGGCTGCGGTTAGTTTTATTACAGCTTTCTTAGCCAGGACATTACcagacagttttaatgaggccaagtacatcaccttcagcatgctggtgttctgcagtgtctggatcgccatgatcccggcttatctcagCACCAGAGGCAAATACATGGTGGCCGTGGAGATATTTGCCATCCTGACCTCTAACGCTGGGCTGCTGGGATGTATATTCCTCCCAAAATGTTATATAATTCTGTTCAAGCCTGAGCTAAATACAAGAAAATATATCCTAGAACATAAACATGCGATGCTACATCAGTGA